A genomic window from Candidatus Bathyarchaeota archaeon includes:
- a CDS encoding MarC family protein produces the protein MARLDILATIEFATLAILSIVAVMNPLSTIAIFTTLTSDIGPEKHNSEKHRKIAAKAMKIAFIVLVFFALTGQLLFQVFNIEVYAFQIAGGILLVALALKMLSEKNGLSSEDREDISIIPLVFPLTAGPGSITTVILLFSQAIDFFDALFVFIGITIGILLSYFGMKYAYKIIKVLGVEGLHVVTALMAIIVLAIAIQFIIVGIVDAIPYIPIE, from the coding sequence ATTGCTAGGCTGGACATATTGGCAACGATTGAATTTGCAACCCTGGCCATTTTATCGATAGTTGCGGTTATGAATCCTCTCAGCACTATTGCAATTTTCACAACTCTAACCAGCGATATTGGTCCTGAAAAACACAATTCTGAAAAACACCGTAAAATCGCTGCCAAAGCAATGAAAATAGCTTTTATAGTTTTGGTTTTTTTTGCTTTGACAGGCCAACTACTTTTTCAAGTGTTTAACATCGAAGTGTATGCATTCCAGATAGCAGGCGGCATTCTTCTAGTTGCACTCGCATTGAAAATGCTTTCAGAAAAAAACGGGTTATCCTCTGAGGATCGAGAAGATATTTCGATTATTCCTCTGGTGTTTCCTCTAACTGCAGGTCCAGGCAGCATAACGACAGTTATTTTGTTATTTTCGCAAGCAATAGATTTTTTTGATGCACTTTTCGTCTTCATTGGAATAACGATTGGGATTTTGTTATCCTACTTTGGCATGAAGTATGCTTATAAGATAATCAAGGTTTTAGGCGTTGAAGGATTGCATGTTGTAACAGCACTCATGGCGATTATTGTGCTTGCAATAGCAATACAATTTATCATAGTTGGAATAGTTGATGCTATTCCTTACATACCAATCGAATAA
- a CDS encoding right-handed parallel beta-helix repeat-containing protein: protein MKKGKKIFGILMFSIYFLICIQQIEVATANFLPMPFSVPKPAFIIQSDGNVSSTDNVTVPITKNGHVYSLTDDIVGHTIVVDCDDVTVDGAGYVIQGNGNSTGVFIKNRNGITVQNMQISNFYYGIQLLSDPTFRISGNHTLLGNNLTNNHYGIEIVSSTGNTLRHNQMNSNNYGFKVTYSAHDAYVSTASPRIFYHDIDDSNTINGAPIYYWVNQENRSVPSDAACIGLVNCVNISVQHCSLSQNGKGIILVSTKNSTITNNEITKNNGEGIYLLESTNNYISENVITKNNGYELYLCKSSNNNSICNNTITGTEDNYGIKIHSSSHNIFSGNTLTENKLGAYVLSSAGVNFIDNNIKRNTVGIYIDQFNSGHNIIGNTIEENTGYGIKLVHTSGNSIVENIFYKNANGIYCTASPNNKIVGNNFTENVGWAIEFEGGLAGGGANNSVYHNYFIDNNKEVGFQVSMLGIWDGQDKLPQPCIWDDGEKGNYWSGYTLRYPNATEINGTGIGDTPFYINPNNIDHHPIMKLETIPEFPSWTILPIIFAIVFSSIIGKKVKI, encoded by the coding sequence ATGAAAAAAGGAAAGAAAATTTTTGGTATATTAATGTTTTCTATTTATTTCCTTATCTGTATTCAACAAATTGAGGTTGCAACTGCAAATTTTCTACCTATGCCTTTTTCGGTTCCTAAACCCGCTTTCATTATTCAAAGTGATGGAAACGTTAGTTCCACTGATAATGTTACTGTTCCAATAACCAAAAATGGACATGTCTATTCGTTAACTGATGATATTGTTGGTCACACAATTGTGGTTGATTGCGATGATGTCACAGTGGATGGAGCAGGTTACGTTATTCAAGGTAATGGAAACTCTACAGGAGTTTTCATTAAAAATCGAAACGGAATAACCGTGCAAAACATGCAAATCAGTAACTTCTATTATGGTATTCAACTTCTTTCAGATCCTACTTTCAGGATTTCAGGAAACCACACCCTTTTGGGAAACAACTTAACAAACAACCACTATGGAATTGAAATTGTTTCTTCAACTGGGAATACCCTTAGACACAACCAAATGAACTCCAATAATTATGGCTTTAAAGTTACATATTCAGCCCATGACGCCTATGTTAGCACAGCAAGTCCCAGAATTTTCTATCATGACATTGATGATTCAAACACTATCAATGGCGCACCCATATATTATTGGGTAAACCAGGAAAACAGGTCAGTTCCATCGGACGCAGCTTGTATTGGTCTTGTAAACTGCGTAAATATTTCTGTTCAGCACTGTAGCCTATCACAAAATGGAAAAGGCATCATACTGGTTTCAACCAAAAATTCAACAATAACAAATAATGAAATAACAAAAAATAACGGTGAAGGCATCTACCTCTTAGAATCCACAAATAATTACATCAGTGAAAACGTCATAACTAAAAACAACGGTTACGAACTCTATCTTTGCAAGTCTTCGAACAACAACTCGATATGTAACAACACAATAACAGGCACTGAAGACAACTATGGCATCAAGATTCACAGTTCTTCACATAACATTTTTTCTGGAAATACACTAACAGAAAACAAATTGGGCGCCTATGTCTTGAGTTCTGCAGGCGTGAATTTCATTGATAATAACATTAAAAGAAATACTGTTGGCATCTACATTGACCAATTCAATTCTGGACACAATATTATTGGAAACACAATAGAAGAAAATACTGGGTATGGAATTAAGTTAGTTCATACTTCAGGGAATTCTATTGTTGAAAACATTTTTTACAAAAACGCAAACGGAATTTATTGCACTGCATCTCCGAATAATAAAATTGTCGGAAACAATTTTACAGAAAACGTTGGTTGGGCTATAGAATTTGAAGGCGGGCTTGCAGGAGGGGGCGCAAACAACTCTGTTTATCACAATTATTTCATAGACAATAACAAAGAGGTAGGCTTTCAGGTTTCTATGCTTGGAATATGGGACGGCCAAGACAAACTACCTCAACCTTGTATATGGGATGACGGTGAAAAAGGTAATTATTGGAGCGGTTATACTCTAAGATATCCCAATGCCACAGAAATCAATGGAACAGGAATAGGAGACACACCCTTTTACATTAATCCAAACAACATCGACCACCACCCAATTATGAAACTCGAAACAATTCCAGAGTTTCCTTCATGGACAATTCTGCCTATTATTTTTGCTATTGTATTTTCTTCGATAATTGGGAAAAAGGTTAAAATTTAA
- the pyk gene encoding pyruvate kinase → MLKKPKIVCTIGPASVETETLKGMLQAGMNCVRINTAYGDLESYKQSVDNIRKLSDLPIMIDIKGPEIRLRTEDQQIVNIGDKLYVGFSGESISFNHNIIAEMNIGDIVYIDNGKIKTAVIEKDNKSLVLLVERGGIISNGKGVNVPNKILGVPTLSQRDKKIIDFAKKYHAEFLALSFTRNAKDITKLRSAAKGFEGAVLSKIENFEGITNFKEILEASDAIMIARGDLGVEIDSEKVPLVQKSLIRMCNQEGKPVVTATEMLESMMHNPNPTRAEVSDVANAILDGTDATMLSGETAVGKYPVDAVEMMARIAVEAQKATRNSVRKLGFVNISDTVSWSIHKICTSMPITKIVTLTRSGYTAKMISRFKIESPIIAVTPNLQIKKQLELVYGVVPVHYDYTNKDDRLMSVAIKLHEMELLHIEDLVLFTAAFRTKMPHSSNLIEIHTLKELLEFKKTVN, encoded by the coding sequence TTGCTAAAGAAACCCAAAATCGTATGCACGATTGGTCCGGCTAGTGTTGAAACTGAAACTTTAAAGGGAATGCTCCAAGCAGGCATGAACTGTGTTAGAATAAACACCGCATACGGTGACCTTGAAAGCTACAAGCAAAGTGTTGATAATATTCGAAAATTATCTGACCTGCCCATAATGATTGATATAAAAGGTCCCGAAATTCGGTTAAGAACAGAAGACCAACAAATAGTCAATATAGGTGACAAGCTATACGTTGGTTTTAGTGGCGAATCCATCAGTTTTAATCACAACATTATTGCCGAAATGAACATTGGGGACATAGTTTACATTGACAACGGCAAAATCAAAACTGCAGTTATCGAAAAAGACAATAAATCTTTAGTTTTATTGGTGGAACGTGGAGGCATAATATCTAACGGCAAAGGAGTTAACGTTCCAAACAAGATTCTTGGTGTTCCAACCCTTTCACAGCGGGACAAAAAAATTATAGACTTTGCCAAAAAATATCATGCAGAGTTTTTGGCTTTATCTTTTACCCGAAACGCCAAAGATATAACAAAACTGCGGTCAGCAGCAAAAGGTTTTGAAGGGGCTGTTCTTTCTAAAATTGAAAATTTTGAAGGCATAACAAACTTTAAAGAAATTTTAGAAGCATCCGATGCTATAATGATTGCCCGAGGGGACTTAGGCGTAGAAATTGATTCCGAAAAAGTGCCTTTAGTTCAAAAATCGTTAATCCGAATGTGCAACCAAGAAGGGAAACCCGTAGTTACTGCTACAGAAATGCTGGAATCCATGATGCATAACCCAAATCCAACCCGCGCCGAAGTTAGCGACGTAGCTAACGCCATATTAGATGGAACAGATGCAACTATGCTTTCAGGAGAAACCGCAGTTGGAAAATATCCTGTAGATGCAGTAGAGATGATGGCAAGAATCGCAGTAGAAGCTCAAAAAGCAACCCGAAATTCAGTGCGAAAACTAGGTTTTGTTAACATTTCCGACACCGTAAGTTGGTCTATACACAAGATTTGCACTAGCATGCCTATAACAAAAATTGTAACTTTAACACGGTCTGGTTATACTGCAAAAATGATTTCTCGTTTTAAAATTGAAAGTCCCATAATCGCGGTTACCCCAAACCTGCAAATCAAAAAGCAACTTGAGCTAGTCTACGGGGTTGTTCCAGTACACTACGATTACACTAACAAAGACGACCGGTTAATGTCTGTTGCAATTAAACTGCACGAAATGGAACTGCTGCACATCGAAGATCTGGTATTGTTCACTGCTGCCTTTCGAACAAAAATGCCCCATTCAAGCAATCTTATCGAAATACATACTCTCAAGGAACTTTTGGAATTTAAGAAAACGGTGAATTAA
- a CDS encoding ABC transporter permease has protein sequence MTLLSDTRYLFVRYLKKLIRNPILLFFSLVQPIIFLVLFTQLFERFANIPGFPAESYLIFATPGILLQNAFGSALQSGNSIVLDMDTGYLQKMLVTPVSRYAILLGRLTSDAFRVLIQSTIIMVLAFLMGAVPVTGIFGILLMLFTIAFFGLAWSGISLAIGLKTRSSETVFAFGSFLTFPLLFMSTALTPLDFMPDWIQTVSKLNPISYTVDAVRVLMIDGFVWDTILSAYLVIGLVAVLTLGSTLYLFRKVVN, from the coding sequence ATGACCCTATTATCTGATACTAGATACCTTTTTGTTAGATACCTAAAAAAACTTATTAGAAATCCTATACTACTTTTTTTCTCACTGGTCCAGCCGATAATCTTCCTAGTTTTATTCACTCAACTTTTTGAAAGATTCGCAAACATTCCAGGATTTCCTGCAGAAAGCTACCTAATATTTGCAACTCCAGGGATATTACTGCAAAACGCCTTTGGCAGCGCTCTACAATCTGGAAACTCCATTGTTTTAGATATGGATACAGGATATCTTCAGAAAATGTTAGTCACACCAGTCAGTCGTTATGCAATATTGCTTGGAAGACTAACAAGTGATGCTTTTCGAGTGTTAATTCAATCAACCATCATAATGGTTTTAGCATTTCTAATGGGTGCTGTTCCAGTTACCGGAATATTTGGCATATTACTGATGCTTTTTACAATCGCGTTTTTCGGGCTAGCATGGTCAGGAATTTCTCTTGCAATTGGATTAAAAACTCGAAGTTCAGAAACAGTATTTGCATTCGGTTCATTCCTCACTTTTCCATTACTATTCATGAGCACAGCTTTAACACCTCTTGATTTTATGCCCGACTGGATACAAACAGTCTCAAAGCTAAACCCGATAAGCTACACTGTAGACGCAGTCAGAGTCCTAATGATCGACGGATTTGTATGGGATACAATTCTATCAGCCTATTTAGTGATTGGACTTGTTGCAGTTCTGACTCTAGGCTCAACATTATACCTATTTAGAAAAGTAGTAAACTGA
- a CDS encoding tryptophan-rich sensory protein — MLNRPVVFQAVNIVAYIVTLIVNGLAGSTTIIGGVTSADVSDMYPTLVTPAGFTFAIWSVIYILLALFVIYQALPKNRDKPFLGQVSWFFGLSSIFNIVWLVLWHYDFVTYSVILMLGLLTSLILVYRRLDIGRAAVSIKEMVLVHLPFSVYLGWISIATIANISVALTAIGWDGFGIEASTWAVLIICVALLLSLAMLVLRKDVAFCGVVIWALFGILSKQAEYENIVLVSEIVIAVLAVAIVVTLILSKFKR, encoded by the coding sequence ATGTTGAATCGACCTGTTGTGTTTCAGGCAGTCAACATTGTCGCCTACATAGTAACTTTAATTGTAAACGGGTTAGCTGGCAGCACTACAATTATTGGAGGAGTTACTAGCGCCGATGTTTCAGACATGTACCCTACCTTGGTTACTCCTGCGGGGTTCACTTTTGCTATTTGGAGTGTAATCTACATTCTTCTGGCGTTGTTTGTTATCTATCAAGCGTTACCCAAAAACAGGGACAAACCGTTTCTTGGTCAAGTTAGTTGGTTCTTCGGATTAAGCAGCATCTTCAACATTGTTTGGCTGGTTCTTTGGCATTACGATTTCGTTACCTACAGTGTAATTCTGATGCTGGGGTTGCTGACAAGTCTAATTCTAGTCTACAGACGCTTAGACATCGGCAGAGCAGCAGTATCGATCAAAGAAATGGTTCTTGTTCATTTGCCTTTCAGTGTTTATTTGGGCTGGATAAGCATCGCAACCATCGCAAACATTTCTGTAGCTTTAACTGCAATAGGCTGGGACGGATTTGGAATCGAAGCTTCAACTTGGGCCGTTCTGATAATCTGTGTTGCGTTGCTGTTGTCCCTTGCTATGTTAGTGTTACGAAAAGACGTCGCCTTCTGTGGTGTAGTCATCTGGGCACTATTTGGTATCTTGTCTAAACAAGCAGAATACGAAAACATCGTTTTGGTCTCTGAAATTGTCATAGCAGTTCTTGCAGTTGCAATAGTTGTTACATTAATTCTTTCAAAGTTTAAACGTTGA
- a CDS encoding ATP-binding cassette domain-containing protein: MSTMIDVKDLVLVYSNGTRAVDNISFNVKKGEFFGFLGPNGAGKSTTIKVLTTLLKKTSGSVHVSGYNMDKDSKEIRKMIGVQSQDTAVDGDLTGRENLMLQGHFQQIPTKILKQRVDELLKLVDLEKFADKRARNYSGGMKKRLDLATTLVHRPQLLFLDEPTTGLDPQSRSAIWEYLEKLNKEDKTTIFLTTQYMEEADRLCRTLAIIDTGKIVASGSPTELKQQLGVDSIKITLKDYTKDKTTAVKILKSLTGVSNITESDECLTVFAKNASQLIADIVRALDSLEIGLAGISFSSPTLDDVYLQKTGKRIRTEELGKTPSTTFMGRKR; encoded by the coding sequence ATGTCAACTATGATTGATGTCAAAGACCTAGTACTGGTATATTCTAATGGCACTAGAGCTGTAGATAATATTTCATTTAATGTAAAAAAGGGTGAATTCTTCGGGTTTCTGGGACCAAACGGAGCAGGAAAAAGTACTACCATCAAAGTTCTGACCACCTTACTGAAAAAAACCTCGGGTTCAGTACATGTTTCAGGTTACAACATGGACAAGGACTCTAAAGAGATACGAAAAATGATTGGTGTTCAAAGCCAAGACACAGCTGTTGATGGAGACCTAACGGGACGAGAAAACTTAATGCTTCAAGGACACTTCCAACAGATACCCACTAAGATCCTAAAACAAAGAGTTGATGAACTACTCAAACTGGTGGACCTAGAAAAATTTGCTGACAAACGGGCAAGAAACTACTCGGGGGGAATGAAAAAAAGACTAGACCTAGCAACAACTCTAGTTCATAGACCCCAACTACTTTTTTTGGATGAACCAACTACTGGACTAGATCCACAATCCCGTTCTGCAATATGGGAATACCTTGAAAAATTAAACAAAGAAGACAAAACCACAATATTTTTGACAACCCAATATATGGAAGAAGCAGATCGGCTCTGCAGAACACTCGCAATAATAGATACAGGAAAAATAGTAGCTAGCGGCTCCCCAACTGAACTCAAGCAACAATTAGGGGTAGACTCCATCAAAATTACCCTAAAAGATTATACCAAAGACAAAACAACAGCTGTCAAAATTCTCAAGAGTTTGACTGGAGTTTCAAATATAACTGAATCAGATGAGTGTTTAACAGTCTTCGCAAAAAACGCCAGTCAACTAATTGCAGATATCGTAAGAGCGCTTGATAGCCTTGAGATAGGACTGGCTGGAATAAGCTTTTCATCACCTACTCTTGATGATGTATATCTGCAAAAGACGGGCAAAAGAATAAGAACCGAAGAGCTAGGAAAAACTCCAAGTACAACATTTATGGGGAGAAAAAGATAA